In a single window of the Entelurus aequoreus isolate RoL-2023_Sb linkage group LG16, RoL_Eaeq_v1.1, whole genome shotgun sequence genome:
- the LOC133631035 gene encoding uncharacterized protein LOC133631035, which translates to MQTCALMNELSWQSSNRIKTHASTNNCYLYSIGQSSLPSQDGRVYHNVSHDPQSGSHGHQLVPPREFQHSVGQDGRVYHNVSHYPQSGSHGPQFVPPREFQQSVGQNLSEWSRPVTSCSQSDAVVHWRPTRLHSHCVVSDASQHRFAFYHNMATPSQYPDNSIANSPSAGQSLLNTNAHQKSEQCSPSTPVVSKQVMHPAAACHSPITSAHGRTPQACPSLRRHLMDMIVSQQSPPHPPQPLQNSIPETIQLQTSELDWSKTRRHHQYQIDHKLQAPEPLSSHCTNTELAPETMQTAIQLISQKYPLIFKMLSPTTRIPEKNQDRSSLPVCDLATKGCASSGQGSTGLSFEVFQHQKDSCSGDSLGQTDKKVPETHQDNPEQNKRTLQSLTSSTWTTNNLVALVQKFQQAQIKSESSAFCISHLTDLFWNNDSQMLRHQIKSSWYKNLMTDILAFLSQHWTADSVVLTQAKCNLNVEGLHVLQDGEEYVEPHYVSSWRNVNEQLDDIDKESGCAMTFDSCLPDPLVPTSGAPETANTSKVVEEQEHGEQEDEQEVKRIEDEEQRTSSVTVAHANEDDIYSFVIQVLPQEEAKAIYENSKLVGDHPFMQVLPPKETQTIYENSQPAGKHPVIHVLPHEEAKTIYENSQPVRDQLFIQVLLQEEAKTTYENSQPAGDHFVLQVLPQEEAKNICENSQPAGQKSFIHVLPEEDKTIYENSESAGQPSSIHVPPQEEAKTTCENFQPAGQKSFIHVLPEEDKTIYKNSQPTGQKSIIHVRPQEEAKTIYENSQPAGDRFVIQVLPQEEAKNIYENTQPTGQKSFIHVLPEKDKTIYENSESAGQPSHIHVPPQEEAKTICENFQPAGQKSFIHVLPEEDKTIYENSQPAKQKSIIHVPPQEEAKTIYENVQPAGRKSFIHVLPEEDKTIYKNFQPAGQHYLIHVLPEEDKTIYENSQSARQPSSIHVPPQEEAQTIYENFQPVRDHPVVQVVPQEETKTSYENSQSVRDHLFNKVLLQGETTCINKYSLPAGDHPTKELLKGSKVDQVDSRADKDLSAESEVELFFAQWKEDFLSCTPTTESEEDLSHTVLEDEEAVLDCASCTDGRNPSINPNHAKDSSLFQHDDQETGNVPQRRTDIISNAFCRERILTSKWRQWCTELKRSNKSEMVPCFGTKRKRARHSAINVPVLKKLKTCKRRSDLRSARRKDSAKSVQPVKLVLFGTAGRRPNWTRPMSAPEVLSVSRRGMSAVKQRIYQEWSLPPTRIESRSKLGNQKRPFTERWKSEDGRDKEKLLPEMMFRKDNNKLSRKKRRPRSDGQGIREKDWWRRSKDGEVRKYTEDHSGKFWNASKPANPSGRK; encoded by the coding sequence ATGCAGACGTGTGCTCTGATGAACGAACTCTCGTGGCAGTCGTCCAACAGAATTAAGACCCACGCGAGCACAAACAACTGCTACCTTTACTCTATTGGTCAGTCGTCGCTTCCTAGTCAGGACGGCAGGGTCTACCACAATGTGTCACATGACCCCCAGTCTGGAAGCCATGGACACCAGCTTGTCCCCCCGAGAGAGTTTCAGCACAGTGTGGGTCAGGACGGCAGGGTCTACCACAATGTGTCACATTACCCCCAGTCTGGAAGCCATGGACCCCAGTTTGTCCCCCCGAGAGAGTTTCAGCAGAGTGTGGGTCAGAACTTGTCAGAGTGGAGCAGACCTGTCACTTCCTGTTCCCAGAGTGATGCTGTGGTTCACTGGAGGCCAACAAGGCTCCACAGTCACTGCGTTGTCAGTGACGCCTCACAGCACAGGTTTGCATTCTACCACAACATGGCCACGCCCTCACAATACCCTGATAATAGCATTGCAAACTCTCCATCAGCTGGGCAGAGCTTATTGAACACCAACGCCCATCAGAAATCTGAACAATGCTCACCTTCGACCCCTGTGGTGTCCAAGCAGGTGATGCATCCTGCAGCCGCATGCCACAGTCCTATCACCAGCGCTCATGGCAGGACACCACAAGCGTGTCCCAGTTTGAGAAGACATCTGATGGACATGATCGTCTCTCAGCAGTCACCACCTCACCCCCCCCAACCTCTTCAGAACAGCATTCCAGAAACAATACAGTTACAGACAAGTGAACTGGACTGGTCCAAGACCAGAAGACATCATCAGTATCAAATAGACCACAAGCTCCAAGCCCCTGAACCTCTCTCATCCCATTGCACAAATACTGAACTCGCTCCTGAGACCATGCAAACGGCCATACAGCTAATATCTCAGAAATATCCGCTGATCTTTAAGATGCTCTCACCAACTACAAGAATACCTGAAAAGAACCAGGACAGAAGTTCCTTACCAGTTTGTGATCTGGCCACTAAAGGGTGCGCAAGTTCTGGTCAAGGTTCTACTGGGTTGTCCTTCGAGGTATTTCAACACCAGAAAGACTCGTGTTCAGGTGATTCTTTAGGTCAGACCGATAAGAAGGTTCCAGAGACCCATCAAGACAACCCAGAGCAAAATAAAAGGACACTCCAGAGTCTCACATCAAGTACATGGACTACAAACAATTTAGTGGCTCTGGTCCAGAAATTCCAACAAGCTCAGATTAAATCTGAGTCTTCTGCCTTCTGTATCAGTCATTTAACCGACTTGTTCTGGAACAACGATTCACAGATGCTGCGCCACCAGATCAAGTCATCCTGGTACAAAAATCTCATGACTGACATTTTAGCCTTCTTGTCCCAACACTGGACCGCAGACTCCGTGGTTCTGACGCAAGCAAAATGCAACCTGAATGTTGAAGGGCTTCACGTGCTGCAAGACGGCGAGGAGTATGTGGAGCCGCATTACGTTTCATCATGGAGGAATGTCAACGAGCAACTGGACGACATCGATAAAGAGTCTGGCTGTGCCATGACCTTTGATAGCTGTCTTCCTGACCCACTTGTGCCAACAAGCGGCGCCCCAGAAACTGCAAACACTTCCAAAGTTGTGGAAGAACAGGAACATGGAGAACAAGAAGACGAACAGGAAGTGAAACGGATTGAAGATGAAGAACAGAGGACCTCATCTGTAACAGTTGCACATGCTAATGAAGATGACATCTACTCCTTTGTCATCCAGGTTCTTCCACAGGAAGAGGCTAAAGCCATCTATGAAAACTCTAAGCTTGTAGGAGATCATCCTTTCATGCAGGTTCTTCCCCCAAAAGAGACCCAAACCATCTATGAGAACTCCCAACCTGCAGGAAAACATCCTGTCATTCACGTTCTTCCCCATGAAGAAGCCAAAACCATATACGAGAACTCTCAGCCTGTAAGAGACCAACTTTTCATCCAGGTTCTTCTCCAAGAGGAAGCCAAAACCACCTACGAAAACTCCCAGCCTGCAGGAGACCATTTTGTCCTCCAGGTTCTTCCCCAAGAGGAGGCCAAAAACATCTGCGAGAACTCCCAGCCAGCAGGACAAAAGTCTTTTATCCATGTTCTTCCCGAAGAGGACAAAACCATCTACGAGAACTCAGAGTCTGCAGGACAACCGTCTTCCATCCATGTTCCACCCCAGGAGGAGGCGAAAACCACGTGCGAGAACTTCCAGCCTGCAGGACAAAAGTCTTTTATCCATGTTCTTCCTGAAGAGGACAAAACAATCTACAAGAACTCCCAGCCTACAGGACAAAAGTCTATTATCCATGTTCGTCCCCAAGAGGAGGCCAAAACCATCTACGAGAACTCCCAGCCCGCAGGAGACCGTTTTGTCATCCAGGTTCTTCCCCAAGAGGAGGCCAAAAACATCTACGAGAACACCCAGCCTACAGGACAAAAGTCGTTTATCCATGTTCTTCCTGAAAAGGACAAAACAATCTACGAGAACTCAGAGTCTGCAGGACAACCGTCTCACATTCATGTTCCACCCCAGGAGGAGGCCAAAACCATCTGCGAGAACTTCCAGCCTGCAGGACAAAAGTCTTTTATCCATGTTCTTCCTGAAGAGGACAAAACAATCTACGAGAACTCCCAGCCTGCAAAGCAAAAGTCTATTATCCATGTTCCTCCCCAAGAGGAGGCCAAAACCATATACGAGAATGTCCAGCCTGCAGGACGAAAGTCTTTTATTCATGTTCTTCCTGAAGAGGACAAAACAATCTACAAGAACTTCCAGCCTGCGGGACAACATTATTTAATCCATGTTCTTCCTGAAGAGGACAAAACAATCTATGAGAACTCCCAGTCTGCAAGACAACCGTCTTCCATCCATGTTCCTCCCCAAGAGGAGGCCCAAACCATCTACGAGAACTTCCAGCCTGTAAGAGACCATCCTGTCGTTCAGGTTGTTCCCCAAGAGGAGACCAAAACCAGCTATGAGAACTCCCAGTCTGTAAGAGACCATCTTTTCAACAAAGTTCTTCTTCAAGGGGAGACGACGTGCATCAACAAGTACTCCCTGCCTGCGGGAGATCATCCTACAAAGGAGCTCCTGAAAGGTTCAAAAGTGGACCAAGTAGATTCCAGAGCAGACAAGGATCTTTCAGCTGAGTCAGAGGTGGAGTTGTTCTTTGCTCAGTGGAAAGAAGACTTTTTGAGCTGCACACCAACCACGGAGAGCGAGGAGGATTTGAGCCACACGGTGCTGGAAGACGAGGAGGCGGTGCTTGATTGCGCCTCCTGCACAGATGGAAGAAATCCATCAATTAATCCAAATCATGCTAAAGACTCTTCTCTATTTCAACATGATGATCAAGAGACAGGAAATGTCCCCCAGCGAAGGACAGACATAATATCCAATGCTTTTTGTCGGGAAAGAATTTTGACATCAAAGTGGCGTCAGTGGTGCACAGAGCTCAAGAGGTCCAACAAGAGCGAGATGGTGCCATGCTTTGGCACCAAGCGGAAGAGAGCGAGACACTCTGCCATCAACGTTCCTGTCCTTAAGAAGCTGAAAACTTGTAAGCGTCGTAGTGATCTGCGTTCAGCCCGCAGGAAAGATTCAGCCAAAAGCGTCCAACCTGTCAAGCTGGTTTTATTTGGTACTGCTGGACGCAGGCCAAACTGGACCAGACCTATGTCTGCTCCAGAGGTGCTCAGTGTGAGTCGCAGAGGTATGAGTGCGGTCAAACAACGCATTTACCAAGAGTGGAGTTTACCGCCAACCAGAATCGAGAGCAGAAGCAAACTGGGAAACCAGAAGAGACCTTTCACGGAGAGATGGAAAAGTGAGGACGGTCGGGACAAGGAGAAACTTTTGCCGGAAATGATGTTCAGGAAAGACAACAACAAACTGAGCCGGAAAAAGAGGAGGCCCCGCTCAGACGGCCAGGGCATCAGAGAGAAGGACTGGTGGAGGCGGTCCAAAGACGGAGAGGTCAGGAAGTATACTGAGGATCATTCCGGCAAGTTCTGGAATGCTTCAAAACCAGCCAATCCTTCTGGAAGAAAGTGA
- the LOC133631214 gene encoding uncharacterized protein LOC133631214, with protein MEKMEKAVVSRTQSPEAFENEGYIFLLIVIYLFAVYIITSIYFLTKTVIHCAEIYAQPRDVLAEPSSILHDDLIDDEVRDDELCSIDLTKLENDSQEGLWEESKVIAFLQSQFDVSFTPLARWTPLTGLPPKSVEEVDIEELVAKEDEDEEAFLLQKSAIIEELCRDNIVKKDAECPAIEELLTNDVPAEAEGLLAVKEEGFFPQNTLHTEDLLEDNIIEKDDKSPTPICGAKKIKKKKRKSRELRRLERKIQQIKQNYKILAPPCLMRWDSMIAGPRGIFLINLVRRNI; from the exons atggaaaagatggagaAAGCTGTTGTTTCA CGCACACAGTCTCCAGAGGCTTTTGAAAATGAAGGGTATATTTTTTTACTGATTGTAATATATTTGTTTGCAGTTTATATAAtaacaagtatttattttttaacaaaaacagtTATTCATTGCGCGGAAATTTACGCTCAACCAAGGGACGTTCTAGCAGAACCTTCATCCATTTTGC ACGATGATTTAATCGACGATGAAGTAAGAGACGACGAGCTTTGTTCGATTGATCTTACAAAGTTGGAAAATGACTCACAGG aggGCTTGTGGGAAGAATCTAAAGTGATTGCTTTTTTACAATCACAATTTG ATGTTTCTTTTACGCCTCTGGCGCGTTGGACGCCTTTAACGGGTCTCCCGCCAAAAAGTGTCGAGGAGGTTGACATTGAAGAACTGGTTGCAAAAGAGGATGAAGACGAGGAAGCTTTTTTACTACAAAAGAGTGCCATCATTGAAGAATTGTGCCGGGACAACATTGTCAAAAAAGACGCCGAATGTCCCGCCATTGAAGAGCTACTCACCAATGACGTTCCAGCGGAGGCTGAAGGCTTACTCGCGGTGAAAGAAGAGGGGTTTTTCCCACAAAATACTCTCCACACCGAAGACTTGCTCGAGGACAACATTATCGAAAAAGACGACAAAAGTCCTACACCTATCtgcg gcGCTAAGaagataaagaagaagaagaggaagagtcGTGAGCTGAGGAGACTGGAGCGAAAAATACAACAGATCAAACAAAACTACAAGATATTGGCTC CGCCATGCCTAATGCGATGGGACTCGATGATTGCTGGTCCAAGGGGTATTTTCCTCATAAATTTAGTTCGGAGGAACATTTAA